The window ATGAGGCAGCGGTCGAAGAGAGCGCTGTCCAAGCCGATGCTATCGAGAAGCTTGAGGCGCCTGATGATGCCGCTTCCTCGTCTTCTGTAGGGCCGGAAAAAGAGCCGGATACGATCACCTCGGCTCCGGCTACCGAACTCGTTGCTCCGATGCCGGAAAAAGCAGAGGAAACGGAGACACAGGAGGAAGAGCTTGGACAGAGTGATGCCGGGGAACAGGAGAAACCCCAGCGGCGCTCCATGTTTAAGCGTTTGCAGGCCCGTCTGGGAAAAAGTCGTAATCATTTTGTCCATCGTCTGGATAATCTCTTCCGAGGCCGGAAGAAAATTGACCAGGAGCTCTTTGATGAGCTGGAGGAAATCTTGATTACGGCTGATCTCGGGGTCGTTACAGCGATGGAATTGCTGGATGCAGCCAAAAACAGCGTGAAACGCCAGGAGCTCAGTGATCCCCAGGCATTGAAAGAGGTGTTGCGCGATAAGATTCTTTCCTTTCTCCAGGAGTCTGACCAAGCAGCGGAACTGGTACTGCCGGAATCCGGCCCCTTTGTTATCATGGTGGTTGGTGTGAACGGGGTGGGGAAAACCACCTCAATCGGCAAGATTGCTTCTAAATTTGCCAAGGCAGGTCAATCGGTTCTGCTGGTGGCTGGCGATACCTTCCGGGCCGCAGCCATTGATCAGCTTAAGATCTGGGGGGAACGAATCGGGGTAGAGGTAATTGCCGGACCGCCCAAGTCTGATCCCTCCTCTGTGGTTTTTG is drawn from Candidatus Electrothrix aestuarii and contains these coding sequences:
- the ftsY gene encoding signal recognition particle-docking protein FtsY is translated as MLGWFKKKISRKKDEAAVEESAVQADAIEKLEAPDDAASSSSVGPEKEPDTITSAPATELVAPMPEKAEETETQEEELGQSDAGEQEKPQRRSMFKRLQARLGKSRNHFVHRLDNLFRGRKKIDQELFDELEEILITADLGVVTAMELLDAAKNSVKRQELSDPQALKEVLRDKILSFLQESDQAAELVLPESGPFVIMVVGVNGVGKTTSIGKIASKFAKAGQSVLLVAGDTFRAAAIDQLKIWGERIGVEVIAGPPKSDPSSVVFDGVAKGVSKGYDVVIIDTAGRLHTSINLMEELKKIKRVVGKNLSAAPHEVMLVVDATTGQNAISQAKMFNEAVGITGVTLTKLDGTAKGGIVANICHELKIPVRFIGIGEQVDDLRDFDPEEFVDALFSVGEGSEAV